The following coding sequences are from one Neurospora crassa OR74A linkage group I, whole genome shotgun sequence window:
- a CDS encoding NAD+ kinase Utr1, producing the protein MLFSSREPVNMPLPAPVLSPTAIHPALSDSATSPAPGSGSAGTSHPNAQNHSSDSPHPPSYPHPLLLPLPRTRPSFASLDQCASDGVITQARFSDDADRPKSSYATLGRASTLDCAISDADTAAGTPNLRHEGLDSVTPRQTPKPAFASPFISLDTPVQTDYNPVRTALSPASASASTFAHSQPPPHVPGHKKNALSIESVPRQTIMKALASVARNNRPEPLSLSGMLSAHNMPQDGDNRPSTSSSQKLCDALNGIALSGSTSLQSPCFYHNRFDDAVDIDKVLEEIKNDEWMSHSRLVQTATGVREVSKQLQRRPIRRAVKNVMIVTKARDNQLVVLTRELALWLLRTPRYGSDLGVNVYVDAKLRNSKRFNASSITDENPRFQTMLKYWSPDLCWSQPEKFDLVLTLGGDGTVLFTSWLFQRIVPPVLSFSLGSLGFLTNFEFERYKDHLNRIMGDEGMRVNLRMRFTCTVYRDGPLGQEMEEGEQFEVLNELVIDRGPSPYVSNLELYGDNELLTVVQADGCIFSTPTGSTAYSLSAGGSLVHPDIPAILLTPICPHTLSFRPMVLSDTMLLRVTIPRNSRATAYCAFDGKGRVELRQGDSVTITASQYPFPTVVRTDAEWFDSVSRTLRWNTRGAMQKAFDASSGGTGSDAGGEQEEEGWDIDTDSACYASEEGSVSASPLRRQMSLLGM; encoded by the exons ATGCTGTTCTCTAGCAGAGAACCTGTCAACATGCCGCTGCCGGCCCCAGTCCTGTCACCCACAGCGATCCACCCCGCGCTGAGCGATTCGGCCACCTCGCCTGCGcctgggagtgggagtgctGGGACCTCTCATCCCAACGCCCAGAACCATTCCTCGGACTCTCCTCACCCACCATCTTACCCACACCCGCTCCTCCTTCCGCTCCCACGCACCCGCCCGTCGTTCGCATCCTTGGATCAGTGTGCCTCCGATGGGGTTATTACCCAGGCACGCTTCTCCGATGATGCTGACCGCCCAAAGAGTTCATATGCAACTCTAGGACGCGCATCAACTTTGGATTGCGCCATCTCCGACGCAGATACCGCAGCTGGAACCCCCAATCTCCGACATGAAGGCCTGGACTCTGTGACACCCAGACAGACTCCCAAACCTGCATTCGCTTCTCCCTTTATCTCGCTAGATACCCCCGTGCAGACGGACTACAACCCGGTGCGAACCGCGCTCTCTCCCGCTTCAGCGTCAGCCTCCACCTTCGCTCACTcgcaaccaccaccccaCGTTCCCGGACATAAGAAGAACGCCCTGTCGATTGAGTCTGTGCCCCGGCAGACTATTATGAAAGCATTGGCATCGGTGGCCCGCAACAACAGACCTgagcctctctctctttccggCATGCTGTCCGCACACAACATGCCTCAGGACGGGGACAACCGTCCCTCCACTTCGTCGTCGCAGAAGCTGTGCGACGCTCTCAACGGCATCGCTCTCTCCGGCAGCACTTCGCTACAGTCACCATGCTTCTACCACAACCGCTTCGACGACGCGGTCGACATCGACAAGGTGCTGGAGGAGATCAAGAACGATGAGTGGATGTCGCATTCCCGTCTTGTTCAGACGGCCACTGGTGTACGAGAAGTGTCCAAGCAGCTTCAGCGACGGCCCATTCGACGAGCCGTCAAGAATGTTATGATTGTCACCAAGGCCCGCGACAACCAGCTGGTTGTCCTCACCCGTGAACTAGCCCTCTGGCTTCTCCGAACCCCCCGTTATGGCTCTGATCTGGGAGTAAACGTCTACGTTGACGCCAAGCTTCGAAACTCGAAACGCTTCAACGCTTCGAGCATTACCGACGAGAATCCACGCTTCCAAACCATGCTCAAATATTGGTCACCAGACCTTTGCTGGAGCCAGCCCGAAAAGTTCGATCTGGTGCTCACTTTGGGCGGTGATGGCACCGTGCTCTTCACATCTTGGTTATTCCAGCGTATTGTTCCGCCAGTATTATCATTCAGCTTGGGGAGCTTGGGCTTCCTCACTAATTTCGAATTCGAGAGATACAAGGATCACCTAAATCGCATCATGGGTGACGAAGGTATGCGCGTCAACCTGCGCATGCGCTTCACATGCACGGTATACCGGGATGGACCCCTCGGACAAGaaatggaggagggggagcaGTTCGAAGTTCTCAACGAGTTGGTCATTGACCGAGGACCGTCGCCTTATGTGTCCAACCTCGAACTGTACGGTGACAACGAGCTGTTGACCGTCGTCCAGGCGGACGGTTGCATCTTTTCCACTCCAACTG GCTCAACAGCATACTCCCTCTCCGCCGGCGGCTCCCTCGTCCACCCCGACATCCCCGCCATCCTTCTCACGCCTATCTGCCCACACACGCTCTCCTTCCGACCCATGGTCCTCTCGGACACCATGCTCCTCCGCGTCACCATCCCGCGCAACAGCCGCGCAACCGCCTACTGTGCCTTCGATGGCAAGGGCCGCGTCGAGCTCCGCCAGGGTGACAGCGTCACCATTACGGCCTCCCAATACCCTTTCCCTACCGTCGTCCGCACCGACGCCGAGTGGTTCGACAGCGTCTCTAGAACATTGCGGTGGAACACGCGCGGCGCGATGCAAAAGGCCTTTGACGCTTCCTCGGGAGGGACTGGAAGCGATGCGGGTGGGgaacaggaggaggaagggtggGATATTGATACTGATTCGGCATGTTATGCGAGCGAGGAAGGGAGCGTGAGTGCGAGTCCGTTGAGGAGGCAGATGAGTCTTTTGGGGATGTGA
- a CDS encoding serine/threonine-protein phosphatase 2A activator 2 — MDSSVTTGRSGIGTGQGSPAASGQPISKAGQAIPNLRDRIPKLEPRRRKQEPSNPTPVPETPALPPRPDPSTLVFQTPVRRILLLKDHELFLASPSFNLILSFVFSLSESVADTPISAIKDSDLSEPVKAILRILDETEALCKESPPDDQGGSRFGNKTFRLFLDKVKQRGHQWHAAFLGGKLPDAAVTEASAYLNQSFGNRTRIDYGSGHELNFIMWLLCLYQLSVLEQSDFKAVVLRVFARYLEVMRLIQMTYYLEPAGSHGVWGLDDYQFLPFLFGASQLLHHHFITPRAIHQELTLEEFGHDFLYLGQVAFVNSTKTVKGLRWHSPMLDDISSAKNWEKIEGGMRRMFVSEVLKKLPVMQHFLFGSLIPAAEGMSEQDPNALGSEENEEEGGEVEVYDDSDGKRHVHQPTGWGDCCGIKVPSSLAAAEEMRKRGQVESLRRIPFD; from the coding sequence ATGGACTCATCAGTGACAACAGGAAGGTCAGGCATAGGCACCGGCCAAGGATCGCCAGCAGCCTCAGGACAACCCATCTCCAAAGCCGGCCAGGCCATCCCGAATCTACGAGACCGTATCCCCAAGCTAGAGCCCAGGCGACGGAAGCAGGAACCATCGAACCCGACTCCGGTTCCAGAAACCCCCGCCCTACCTCCGCGCCCCGACCCATCCACTCTGGTGTTCCAGACGCCCGTCCGGCGGATCCTTCTCCTGAAAGACCACGagctcttcttggcctctccctctttcaaTCTCATCCTCTCTTtcgtcttctccctctccgaATCCGTAGCCGACACGCCCATCTCGGCTATCAAGGACTCTGACCTAAGCGAGCCCGTGAAGGCCATCCTTCGCATCCTTGACGAGACCGAAGCGTTGTGCAAAGAGTCGCCACCAGACGACCAAGGCGGCTCCCGCTTCGGCAACAAGACCTTCCGTCTCTTTCTCGACAAGGTCAAGCAGCGCGGACATCAATGGCACGCCGCCTTTTTGGGAGGCAAACTTCCCGACGCTGCCGTCACTGAGGCCTCAGCCTACCTCAACCAGTCCTTCGGCAACCGCACGCGCATCGACTACGGCTCGGGTCACGAGCTCAACTTCATCATGTGGCTTCTGTGCCTGTACCAGCTCTCGGTCCTCGAACAATCAGACTTCAAAGCCGTCGTGCTCCGCGTCTTCGCCCGCTACCTAGAAGTTATGCGCCTGATTCAGATGACGTACTATCTCGAGCCGGCAGGCTCGCACGGCGTGTGGGGGCTGGACGACTACCAGTTCTTGCCCTTTCTGTTTGGCGCCAGCCAGCTGTTGCATCACCACTTTATTACGCCACGGGCGATTCATCAGGAGCTGACGCTGGAGGAGTTCGGGCATGACTTTTTGTACCTGGGCCAGGTGGCGTTTGTCAATAGCACTAAGACGGTGAAAGGTTTAAGGTGGCATAGTCCGATGCTGGACGATATCAGTAGCGCCAAGAATTGGGAGAAAATTGAGGgcgggatgaggaggatgtttGTGTCGGAGGTGCTGAAGAAGTTACCGGTTATGCAGCATTTCTTGTTCGGATCGCTAATTCCTGCGGCGGAGGGTATGAGCGAACAAGATCCCAATGCCTTGGGTAGCGAGGAGaatgaagaggagggcggcgaggtGGAAGTGTACGATGATAGTGATGGCAAGAGGCATGTTCATCAGCCGACTGGCTGGGGCGATTGTTGCGGTATCAAGGTGCCGAGTAgtctggcggcggcggaggaaatGCGGAAGAGGGGACAGGTGGAGAGTTTGAGAAGAATACCTTTTGACTGA